In Paralcaligenes sp. KSB-10, the following are encoded in one genomic region:
- the rpsU gene encoding 30S ribosomal protein S21: MPIVRLKENEPFEAALRRFKRTIEKIGLLTELRSREFYEKPTAERKRKHAAAVKRHYKRIRSQQLPPRLY; encoded by the coding sequence ATGCCTATCGTTCGTCTGAAAGAAAACGAGCCCTTCGAAGCCGCCTTGCGCCGCTTCAAGCGCACTATCGAGAAAATCGGCCTCTTGACCGAGCTGCGTTCGCGTGAGTTCTACGAAAAGCCTACGGCTGAGCGTAAGCGCAAGCATGCTGCGGCCGTCAAGCGCCATTACAAGCGTATTCGCAGCCAACAGCTGCCTCCGCGCCTGTATTGA
- a CDS encoding phosphoribosyltransferase, which yields MSLPPSTDRDLWVSWDQYNGLVERLALNVHEAGWQFDNIVCLARGGVRVGDVLSRIFDVPLGILATSSYREAAGTQQGQLDIAQFITITRGTLEGRVLLVDDMVDTGLTFIKVGEHLRSQFPAITELKSAVLWWKGHARATPDYFVEKLPTNPWIHQPFEDYDSLRPHQLEAWVRKGVRN from the coding sequence ATGAGTTTGCCCCCAAGCACGGATCGCGATCTTTGGGTTAGCTGGGACCAATATAACGGCCTGGTCGAGCGGCTTGCCTTGAATGTCCACGAAGCTGGCTGGCAGTTCGACAATATAGTGTGCCTGGCCCGCGGAGGTGTGCGCGTGGGCGATGTGCTTTCACGCATTTTCGATGTGCCGCTGGGCATCCTGGCTACCAGCAGCTATCGCGAGGCGGCCGGTACGCAGCAGGGGCAGCTCGATATCGCCCAGTTCATCACGATTACCCGCGGCACTCTCGAAGGAAGGGTGTTGCTGGTCGACGACATGGTGGACACGGGCCTTACCTTCATCAAGGTGGGCGAACACTTGCGCTCGCAGTTTCCGGCAATCACCGAGCTCAAGAGCGCGGTGTTATGGTGGAAAGGCCACGCCAGGGCAACGCCCGATTACTTTGTCGAGAAACTCCCGACCAATCCCTGGATTCATCAGCCATTTGAAGATTACGATAGTTTGCGGCCTCATCAGCTCGAGGCCTGGGTGAGAAAAGGTGTCCGCAATTAG
- the dnaG gene encoding DNA primase gives MIPESFVQDLLARVDVVDVVGRYVQLRKGGANLLGLCPFHNEKSPSFTVSPTKQFYHCFGCGAHGSAITFLIEHTGASFPEAVRSLAAAVGMTVPEESRSPQQRAASQRHKEEVSRQQQILDLAQAHYLRELKASPAAIRYLKQRALSGQIAARFGLGWSGTDRRGLASVFPHYEDPLLIESGLVIESEDGRRYDRFRERIMFPIRNTRGNLIGFGGRIIGKGEPKYLNSPETSLFSKGHELYGMWEGRTGIRSEGYVLVVEGYMDVVGLAQQGVENAVATLGTATTSQHIQKLLRTSDKIIFSFDGDAAGRRAAWRALQASLPMLRDDVSVRFLFLPAEHDPDSYVREFGAEAFRAAVGEAVPLSRFMLEELAGRHPMDEAEGRAACVHEAKPLLAMLPEGTTLRMQIEREFAKRVQLTPEELAAMLAAMPAPKPLAVPAAPRETGISGGDAPPEWADIPVFAADDSEPYSPNVSAGRGRANRAAPTGNNRRSVTPMAKRLLRLLLAHPELVNSLGDQQLEILEQGPHLVLVRELIVLAHTSGARHVGALFQAADPESDLAGVLSSLSTELLDQDDLPDPQTEWNDALHRIELEAIKAEQSALIQSGLQDDAARKRYQELTRRIALLNNASSR, from the coding sequence TTGATCCCTGAATCATTTGTTCAGGACCTGCTCGCCCGAGTTGATGTTGTTGACGTCGTCGGGCGATATGTACAGCTGCGCAAGGGCGGAGCCAATCTGCTTGGCTTGTGCCCGTTTCATAACGAAAAAAGTCCGTCTTTTACCGTAAGTCCGACCAAGCAGTTTTACCACTGCTTTGGCTGCGGCGCCCACGGTAGCGCTATTACATTTTTAATCGAGCACACCGGGGCCAGCTTCCCGGAAGCGGTGCGTTCCCTGGCTGCAGCCGTTGGCATGACGGTGCCTGAAGAATCCCGCAGCCCGCAGCAGCGCGCGGCGTCCCAGCGCCACAAGGAAGAAGTTTCACGCCAGCAGCAAATACTGGATCTGGCGCAAGCGCATTATTTGCGTGAGCTCAAGGCGTCTCCAGCGGCGATTCGCTACCTGAAACAGAGGGCGCTTAGCGGCCAGATTGCCGCGCGTTTTGGCCTGGGCTGGTCGGGAACCGATCGCCGTGGCCTGGCCAGCGTCTTTCCCCACTATGAAGATCCGCTCCTGATCGAGTCCGGACTGGTGATTGAGTCCGAAGACGGACGTCGGTACGACCGGTTCCGCGAACGGATCATGTTTCCCATTCGCAATACGCGTGGGAACCTGATCGGGTTTGGCGGGCGCATCATTGGCAAAGGCGAGCCCAAGTATCTGAATTCGCCTGAAACTTCACTTTTTTCAAAAGGCCATGAATTGTATGGCATGTGGGAAGGGCGCACGGGTATACGGTCTGAAGGCTATGTGCTGGTGGTCGAAGGGTACATGGATGTGGTCGGGCTGGCGCAGCAGGGCGTAGAGAACGCGGTTGCCACGCTGGGCACGGCAACGACCTCGCAGCATATCCAAAAATTGTTGCGTACAAGCGACAAGATTATTTTCAGTTTCGATGGCGACGCGGCAGGCCGCCGCGCGGCCTGGCGTGCCCTGCAGGCCTCTTTGCCAATGCTGCGCGACGATGTGTCGGTCCGGTTCCTGTTTTTGCCCGCCGAGCATGATCCGGATTCCTACGTGCGTGAATTCGGTGCCGAGGCTTTTCGCGCCGCCGTGGGCGAGGCCGTGCCCTTGTCGCGGTTCATGCTGGAAGAGTTGGCCGGGCGTCATCCCATGGACGAAGCCGAGGGGCGTGCTGCGTGCGTGCACGAGGCCAAGCCGCTGCTGGCGATGCTGCCGGAAGGCACTACGCTGCGCATGCAGATTGAACGTGAATTTGCCAAGCGGGTGCAGCTTACTCCGGAAGAACTGGCTGCAATGCTGGCCGCCATGCCGGCTCCCAAGCCTTTGGCTGTGCCGGCGGCGCCCCGCGAAACCGGGATATCGGGCGGCGATGCACCGCCCGAGTGGGCCGATATACCTGTTTTTGCCGCTGACGATAGTGAACCCTATAGTCCCAATGTTTCGGCTGGCCGGGGCCGCGCAAACCGCGCAGCGCCGACCGGTAATAACCGCCGTTCGGTCACTCCCATGGCGAAGCGTTTGTTGCGCCTGCTGCTGGCGCATCCTGAACTGGTCAACAGTCTGGGCGACCAACAGCTTGAAATTCTGGAGCAGGGCCCCCATCTGGTACTTGTCAGGGAACTGATCGTCCTGGCCCATACCAGCGGTGCCCGGCACGTGGGTGCCTTGTTCCAGGCCGCCGATCCCGAATCCGATCTGGCTGGCGTATTGAGCTCCCTGTCGACCGAATTGCTCGATCAGGACGATTTGCCGGATCCGCAAACCGAGTGGAACGACGCTTTGCATCGTATCGAGCTCGAGGCCATCAAGGCCGAGCAATCCGCCCTGATACAGTCCGGTTTGCAAGACGATGCCGCCCGCAAGCGGTATCAGGAATTGACGCGACGAATTGCGCTGTTAAATAATGCCTCTTCGCGCTAA
- the rpoD gene encoding RNA polymerase sigma factor RpoD — protein sequence MTQATGKTSLAAEKNAAKKTRTAAATKSVDKAAVKVKGAAKADTAVDTKAAVKKAPAKQEAVKKAAAKKAAGAGESGKTEKAPKAAAARPIPSGRRPGRPAKNANNDAPDFGDDDVEGEAEVIPDLKPLPKRGGKRAKADKDAPARNQMTPEEQEARRNRLKVLIKLGKDRGYLTYGEINDHLPDDLVDAEAIDGIISTFSDMGISVYDQAPDAETLLLSDNAPVASNDDDVEDEAEAALTTVDSDFGRTTDPVRMYMREMGTVELLTREGEIEIAKRIEDGLKHMVMAIAACPTTVNEILNHIQRVREGTAQIDEIVDGLIDQEGEEYAGAGVTVESDENEDGPAGGMSSKQLEDLRVKSLKKFEVIADWFEKMRRAFEKEGYEAHSYIQAQEAILSELIGIRFTAKMVERLADTLRDQVAEVRKLERAVLHTCVDRAGMPRAYFIKAFPGNETNLDWVLAEVAANHAYSETLERHIPAVQELQQKLIDLQVSVVLPLKDLKDVNKRMATGEAKARKAKREMTEANLRLVISIAKKYTNRGLQFLDLIQEGNIGLMKAVDKFEYRRGYKFSTYATWWIRQAITRSIADQARTIRIPVHMIETINKMNRINRQILQETGAEPDPATLAQKMDMPEDKVRKILKIAKEPISMETPIGDDDDSHLGDFIEDTGTLSPSEFALHGSMRDVVKEVLDSLTPREAKVLRMRFGIEMSTDQTLEEVGKQFDVTRERIRQIEAKALRKLRHPSRADKLKSFLEGQ from the coding sequence ATGACCCAAGCTACTGGTAAAACCTCTTTGGCGGCTGAGAAAAACGCCGCAAAAAAAACTAGAACTGCCGCTGCGACCAAAAGTGTCGACAAGGCTGCAGTCAAGGTAAAGGGGGCCGCTAAGGCCGATACGGCTGTCGATACCAAAGCCGCAGTGAAAAAAGCACCTGCCAAACAGGAAGCGGTAAAAAAAGCGGCTGCTAAAAAAGCGGCAGGGGCCGGTGAGTCCGGAAAAACCGAAAAAGCGCCCAAAGCTGCCGCCGCTCGCCCGATTCCCAGCGGACGCCGCCCCGGTCGCCCCGCAAAGAATGCCAACAACGATGCGCCCGATTTCGGCGACGACGACGTTGAAGGCGAGGCCGAAGTCATTCCCGATCTCAAACCCTTGCCCAAGCGCGGTGGAAAACGTGCCAAGGCCGACAAGGATGCGCCTGCGCGCAATCAGATGACGCCCGAAGAGCAGGAGGCTCGCCGCAACCGGCTCAAGGTCCTGATCAAGCTGGGCAAAGACCGCGGCTACCTGACTTATGGCGAGATCAACGATCACCTGCCCGACGACCTGGTCGATGCCGAGGCCATCGATGGCATTATCAGCACATTCAGCGACATGGGGATTTCGGTTTACGACCAGGCTCCCGATGCTGAAACGCTGCTCCTGAGCGACAATGCTCCAGTGGCCTCCAACGACGACGATGTCGAAGACGAAGCCGAAGCCGCGCTGACGACCGTGGATTCCGATTTCGGTCGCACGACCGATCCGGTGCGCATGTACATGCGTGAAATGGGTACGGTCGAATTGCTGACTCGCGAAGGCGAAATCGAAATCGCCAAACGCATTGAAGATGGCCTCAAGCACATGGTCATGGCGATTGCCGCGTGCCCGACCACGGTCAACGAAATCCTCAATCACATTCAGCGCGTGCGTGAAGGTACGGCGCAAATCGATGAAATCGTCGATGGCCTGATCGACCAGGAAGGCGAAGAATACGCGGGTGCGGGCGTCACGGTGGAAAGCGACGAGAACGAAGACGGCCCGGCGGGCGGCATGAGCAGCAAGCAGCTTGAAGACTTGCGCGTGAAGTCGCTTAAAAAATTCGAGGTGATTGCCGACTGGTTCGAAAAAATGCGCAGAGCCTTCGAAAAAGAAGGCTACGAAGCGCATTCCTATATTCAGGCCCAGGAAGCGATCCTGAGCGAACTGATCGGCATACGCTTTACGGCGAAAATGGTCGAAAGGCTTGCCGATACGCTGCGCGATCAGGTTGCCGAAGTGCGCAAGCTCGAACGCGCCGTGCTGCATACCTGCGTCGATCGCGCGGGCATGCCGCGCGCCTATTTCATCAAGGCCTTTCCCGGCAACGAAACCAATCTCGACTGGGTACTGGCCGAGGTGGCAGCCAACCATGCGTATTCCGAAACGCTCGAACGCCATATCCCGGCGGTACAGGAACTGCAGCAGAAGCTTATCGATTTGCAGGTCAGCGTCGTGCTGCCCCTGAAAGATCTGAAGGACGTCAACAAACGCATGGCTACCGGCGAGGCCAAGGCACGCAAGGCCAAGCGCGAAATGACCGAGGCCAACTTGCGTCTGGTAATTTCCATTGCCAAGAAATATACCAATCGCGGTTTGCAGTTCCTGGATCTGATCCAGGAGGGCAATATCGGCCTTATGAAGGCGGTTGATAAATTCGAATACCGTCGCGGCTACAAGTTTTCCACCTATGCGACATGGTGGATACGCCAGGCCATCACGCGCTCCATTGCCGATCAGGCCCGCACGATCCGGATTCCGGTTCACATGATCGAAACGATCAATAAAATGAACCGCATCAATCGCCAGATCCTGCAGGAAACCGGCGCCGAGCCCGATCCTGCTACGCTGGCGCAAAAAATGGATATGCCTGAAGACAAGGTGCGCAAGATCCTCAAGATCGCCAAAGAGCCCATCTCCATGGAAACCCCCATAGGCGATGACGACGATTCGCATCTGGGCGATTTCATTGAAGATACGGGCACTCTGTCACCGTCCGAGTTTGCCTTGCATGGTTCGATGCGCGACGTCGTCAAAGAGGTCCTCGATTCGCTTACTCCACGCGAAGCCAAGGTCCTGCGCATGCGCTTCGGCATTGAAATGAGCACCGACCAGACCCTGGAAGAAGTCGGCAAGCAGTTCGACGTGACTCGCGAACGTATCCGCCAGATAGAAGCCAAGGCTCTGCGCAAATTGCGTCACCCCAGCCGGGCCGACAAGCTCAAGAGCTTTTTGGAAGGGCAGTAA